The Leptospira sp. WS39.C2 genome contains a region encoding:
- a CDS encoding NYN domain-containing protein, with the protein MYKFPDLAFCLGEYRLQDARIGLLYHLKRQFPDLTHRKVLVFFDGKKELLSDCYSEEWEGFSIHYSHEKKADELIIGYLNYCEVPSQCLVVTSDKEILSFARRLRVKRKSSEEFYAEWLKRETEEDETEFNHLKEGLTPSRESDYWERQFLP; encoded by the coding sequence ATGTACAAATTTCCCGATCTTGCATTTTGTTTGGGAGAATATCGTCTCCAAGATGCGAGAATTGGCTTACTTTACCATTTAAAACGACAATTTCCCGACCTCACACACCGCAAGGTCCTTGTATTTTTTGATGGTAAGAAGGAGTTACTTTCTGATTGTTATTCGGAAGAATGGGAAGGTTTTTCCATCCATTACAGTCATGAAAAAAAAGCGGACGAACTCATTATTGGATATCTCAATTATTGTGAAGTACCTTCTCAATGTTTGGTGGTGACATCAGATAAGGAAATTCTAAGTTTTGCGAGAAGGCTTCGTGTCAAACGGAAGTCATCAGAAGAGTTTTATGCAGAATGGCTCAAACGGGAAACAGAAGAGGATGAAACGGAATTTAATCACCTGAAAGAAGGATTGACACCAAGTAGAGAAAGCGATTACTGGGAGAGACAATTCCTTCCTTGA
- a CDS encoding SDR family NAD(P)-dependent oxidoreductase encodes MGKKIIVVGASSGIGKAIAEQELNAGSSVVLLARREKSLESIAKKGNTSKEKRAFPLVFDVTKFTTAEKTFQKAVSLLGGLDEVYFASGVMPEINKEEYNVSKDLEMLNVNLLGAVAFLNPAATYFTKQKSGKIIGISSIAGERGRKGNPVYNTSKAGLNTYLEALRNRLSEVNVQVTTIKPGFVRTEMTDGLVLPEKGLLKAITADEAAEKIRGIVASGKDEAFVPGIWALVALIIRNIPNFIFKKLSI; translated from the coding sequence ATGGGGAAAAAAATAATCGTCGTCGGTGCCTCGAGTGGGATCGGAAAAGCCATTGCTGAACAAGAATTGAACGCTGGGTCCTCCGTGGTCCTTTTAGCGAGAAGGGAAAAATCCCTGGAATCCATTGCCAAAAAAGGCAATACGTCCAAAGAGAAACGAGCCTTCCCTTTAGTCTTTGATGTGACTAAATTTACTACTGCTGAAAAAACCTTCCAAAAAGCAGTCTCACTCCTAGGTGGACTAGACGAAGTGTATTTTGCATCTGGTGTGATGCCAGAAATAAACAAAGAAGAATACAATGTTTCAAAAGATTTGGAAATGTTAAATGTCAATCTTCTTGGAGCGGTTGCTTTTTTAAATCCTGCCGCAACATACTTCACAAAACAAAAATCTGGTAAAATCATCGGAATCTCTTCCATAGCAGGGGAACGAGGGAGAAAAGGAAATCCAGTTTATAACACTTCTAAAGCAGGACTCAATACTTATTTAGAAGCTCTACGAAATAGACTCTCTGAAGTAAATGTGCAAGTAACAACGATTAAACCAGGATTTGTCAGAACTGAAATGACGGATGGTTTGGTTTTACCAGAAAAAGGTTTACTTAAAGCAATTACTGCAGATGAAGCAGCGGAAAAAATTCGTGGTATCGTTGCAAGTGGCAAAGACGAAGCTTTTGTACCTGGAATTTGGGCACTCGTTGCTCTTATCATTCGTAACATTCCCAATTTTATCTTCAAAAAACTGAGTATATAA